One part of the Aspergillus luchuensis IFO 4308 DNA, chromosome 5, nearly complete sequence genome encodes these proteins:
- the NRK1 gene encoding ribosylnicotinamide kinase (BUSCO:EOG09264DMU;~COG:F;~EggNog:ENOG410PNJS;~InterPro:IPR027417,IPR026681;~go_function: GO:0050262 - ribosylnicotinamide kinase activity [Evidence IEA];~go_process: GO:0034356 - NAD biosynthesis via nicotinamide riboside salvage pathway [Evidence IEA]) produces MPISHHVFSVLTFIIHSFPNPHPPTSQPKMPPPPPPQKQKTTTIIAISGPSSSGKTTLARLLQRIFSKLTPQTNTTSNLRTFIVHEDDFYHPDDKIPLIPHPRNPTTSIQNWDTLSALDIPFLSAALSYIHSHGHLPPRLRSKEDLNDVAESGVSEEVVSRMREVVRERVPGYFLDTKVNSASTSEDGDGDGVRTIVFLEGFLLFAPPKEEDPDHGLREVQEKMDVRLFLPARYDNVKERREGRSGYVTIGPAPVHQGSEGESGDSGGGTELPQRGSVEVDLEKEDDRPPQNFWTDPPGYVDDIVWPNYVQDHAWLLLPERDEGSAELRNADTQELVKLVGQGVNLRMDAGVTVAPGQGEASMTDILEWAVEEVLKHIAETEGQ; encoded by the exons ATGCCTATATCACATCACGTCTTCTCAGTTCTCAccttcatcattcattcctttcccaatccccaccccccaacatCCCAACCCAAGAtgccgcctcctcctcctcctcaaaaACAGAAAACAACAACCATAATCGCCATCTCCGGCCCCTCCAGCAGCGGCAAAACGACCCTCGCTCGACTCCTCCAacgcatcttctccaaacTAACCCCGCAAACAAACACAACCTCGAATCTCCGAACATTCATCGTCCACGAAGACGACTTTTACCATCCAGATGACAA AATCCCCCTAATCCCGCACCCCCGCAACCCCACCACCTCGATCCAAAACTGGGATACGCTTTCAGCACTCGACATCCCATTCCTCAGCGCCGCATTATCCTACATCCACTCGCACGGACACTTGCCTCCGCGCCTACGGTCAAAGGAAGATTTGAATGATGTGGCGGAGTCCGGAGTGTCAGAGGAGGTGGTATCTcggatgagggaggtggttAGGGAACGGGTTCCTGGGTACTTTCTTGATACTAAGGTCAATTCTGCTTCTACTtctgaggatggggatggggatggtgtcaGGACGATCGTCTTCCTGGAGGGGTTTCTGCTCTTCGCACCccccaaggaggaagatcCGGACCatgggttgagggaggtgcaggagaagatggatgtgAGGTTGTTTTTGCCGGCGAGGTATGATAATGttaaggagaggagggaggggaggagtggGTATGTGACTATTGGGCCGGCGCCGGTACATCAGGGTAGTGAGGGTGAGAGTGGTGATAGTGGTGGGGGTACGGAATTGCCGCAGAGAGggtcggtggaggtggatttggagaaggaggatgatcgGCCGCCGCAGAATTTCTGGACGGATCCGCCGGGGTATGTTGATGATATTGTGTGGCCTAATTATGTGCAGGATCATgcgtggttgttgttgccggAGAGGGACGAAGGGTCGGCGGAGTTGAGGAATGCGGACACGCAGGAGCTGGTCAAGCTGGTGGGACAGGGAGTGAATCTGAGAATGGATGCGGGTGTAACGGTGGCTCCTGGACAGGGAGAGGCGTCTATGACGGACATTCTCGAGTGGGCGGTCGAGGAAGTACTCAAACACATTGCGGAAACAGAAGGACAATGA
- the vosA gene encoding protein vosA (COG:S;~EggNog:ENOG410PQQK;~InterPro:IPR038491,IPR021740,IPR037525): protein MSASTFPDASLARDSQSSDFDLIVRQQPNRARVAGGKEKERKPVDPPPIVQIRVREEGTYLAQHYLQSPYYFMCCSLYDASEDNPVPVAPSTALTGTLVSSLHRLKDVDNTDGGFFVWGDLSVKIEGDFRLKFTLFEMRKDVVTHLKSIITDRFTVYPPKSFPGMAESTFLSRSFADQGVKLRIRKEPRTLIKRPVPRPEEYPQPIPRSPDRSSIQMPSNAFSAYPTTSRDYGYYGQQTHPSKRPRMSSIDLGTRGMYDTDGRMRQMDTYPQTAIYNQPGGYATPMMQGYPAGHTAVPDYAMSYGIPSSTQVPQMQDPGAHGRSSQQATMQSLGMVNAPGTPVWTPPTTRR, encoded by the exons ATGAGTGCGTCGACGTTTCCGGACGCTTCCCTTGCCCGCGATTCTCAGAG CTCCGACTTTGACCTGATCGTTCGCCAGCAGCCCAACCGGGCGCGCGTGGCGGgtgggaaggagaaag AGCGCAAGCCAGTAGATCCACCGCCGATTGTGCAGATTCGagtgagagaggaggggaccTATCTCGCGCA GCATTACTTGCAGAGCccttattattttatgtGCTGCAGCTTGTATGACGCGTCAGAGGACAATCCGGTTCCCGTGGCCCCGTCCACCGCTCTGACCGGCACACTGGTTTCGTCTCTCCACAGGTTGAAAGATGTGGATAATACTG ATGGCGGGTTCTTCGTTTGGGGGGACTTGTCAGTAAAGATCGAGGGAGATTTTCGGCTCAAGTTCACTCTCTTCGAAATGCGAAA GGACGTCGTAACCCATTTGAAGTCAATCATCACAGATAGATTTACCG TGTACCCGCCGAAAAGTTTTCCGGGCATGGCAGAGTCGACGTTCTTGTCCAGATCTTTCGCGGACCAAGGTGTGAAGTTGAGAATTAGAAAGGAGCCACGAACACTGAT CAAACGACCTGTCCCCCGGCCAGAGGAGTATCCGCAGCCGATTCCGCGCTCGCCGGATCGTTCTTCGATCCAAATGCCAAGCAACGCGTTCAGCGCTTACCCGACGACGAGTCGGGATTACGGGTACTATGGACAGCAGACACACCCCAGTAAGCGGCCGCGAATGTCATCTATAGATCTTGGGACCCGGGGAATGTATGACACGGATGGGCGGATGCGTCAGATGGATACGTACCCTCAAACGGCGATCTACAATCAGCCAGGCGGCTACGCAACTCCTATGATGCAAGGCTACCCTGCCGGGCACACGGCGGTTCCAGATTATGCG ATGTCTTACGGAATTCCGTCCTCCACTCAGGTACCCCAGATGCAAGACCCTGGGGCACACGGTCGATCCAGCCAGCAGGCCACGATGCAGTCCTTAGGAATGGTCAACGCGCCTGGTACTCCTGTATGGACTCCGCCTACCACCCGTCGTTAA
- a CDS encoding uncharacterized protein (COG:S;~EggNog:ENOG410Q2P3;~TransMembrane:1 (i762-779o)), translating into MASYEDEFRPVSPPQASLEVSNLDIRSTWSGSLDEPVNCRISMVAHCIPNTQLSILNVRSTGVSIVNTQLVRLQPDQYSDGTWSSSSSPSSPLFAFSSTTTDSYPAHSPISGPELSEGHVRANIENSARDLVSSVDGTAGDHSDCHIGTDQLGQPSAHTSSVSDISDEYTRIIDAIKQHNLGKRSAAAAGLTDSPPGSDTEDHSRKATRKDHITNISPAKPEHKREILEGWADHDRHPVSVAKERHNDPPSGAQSDHITQDISSSSMHHKGIASAFEVKGIASDMQLEASDACATLDSSPAHPDTAEGPDRRLKRPVMERSSFGEVNADFSSIDKITWLPEPSHEGTVKASGKVRKGPSRKRSNAGSSLSVPAVKEAPLSISSPREAFMVADSEPKEITEPRLLPKLTIPQPSHEKTTDEKGTSTQIDDESRSNVHCEPVLTIDSGTLIVKNPSKLQPGHYKFIVTVSVSLRQRKQSGWNDLVIQGLPKLVTGEFGYLLFLMPEEHGLEFRTTNLQRHKVVENCFLGEFSYAGDLVIPLRRCDRTFYGVVKDFTVHQEIRAEYAVASAKAESPPELQATYHAVCSVRLHNRCFWAETCCLILSVDGGPDSVYRSNLDAQESGLKMIHIPARENVGIGSAYLQIICSPRDLELFCVNWTVRLPQHQAISWLPRIYPGFTSPSDRVRHHLRRTFEKVEAVSVSRIERSRGYEMEEPGIDGSKKPADKSAVAVVADLPDEDKQPLDGCTSESIPRSDNIIQKMRLVFICALYVLGTILAFWLNNTIIDAVASPTKATPTVADLAAESLNMSQPTTVRWPSYISQPDMSWEGNSKDDPTPGVSISVEANEEVTMVAETTKVGHESTRSAPAAPQSPESLQSEHELTFRDRIDYWLGWRGPVESEIHGETVA; encoded by the exons ATGGCTTCTTACGAAGACGAATTCCGTCCAGTATCTCCGCCGCAGGCCTCTCTGGAGGTCTCCAACCTGGATATTCGAAGTACCTGGAGCGGCAGCCTAGATGAGCCCGTCAACTGCAGAATCTCTATGGTG GCCCATTGCATCCCCAACACGCAGCTGTCCATCTTGAATGTCAGATCTACCGGGGTTTCTATCGTCAATACACAGTTGGTTCGGCTTCAGCCTGACCAGTATAGTGATGGTACTTGGTCAAGCTCGAGCTCCCCTTCCAGTCCTTTGTTCGCCTTTTCTTCTACAACAACAGACTCTTACCCAGCACATTCTCCAATATCTGGTCCAGAGCTTTCTGAGGGACATGTTCGCGCAAATATCGAGAATTCGGCTCGAGATTTAGTATCCTCAGTTGATGGGACTGCTGGTGATCACTCTGATTGCCATATAGGAACCGATCAGCTGGGTCAGCCTTCGGCTCATACGTCATCTGTATCCGATATTAGCGATGAGTATACTAGGATTATTGATGCTATCAAGCAGCATAATCTGGGGAAAAGAagtgctgctgccgcagGCCTGACGGACTCTCCGCCGGGCTCGGATACGGAGGATCATAGTAGGAAAGCTACGCGGAAGGATCATATTACCAACATCAGTCCTGCAAAACCGGAACATAAAAGGGAAATACTTGAGGGCTGGGCAGACCACGATAGACACCCAGTTTCCGTTGCGAAGGAAAGGCACAATGATCCGCCCAGCGGGGCCCAAAGTGACCATATAACACAAGATATTTCTTCCAGCAGTATGCACCATAAGGGTATAGCCAGTGCTTTTGAGGTCAAGGGAATAGCAAGTGATATGCAGCTCGAAGCCAGTGATGCCTGTGCTACTCTCGACTCATCACCAGCGCACCCAGACACGGCCGAAGGACCAGATCGTAGACTTAAACGGCCAGTGATGGAGCGGTCCAGCTTCGGTGAAGTCAATGCAGACTTCTCTTCAATTGATAAAATTACATGGTTACCTGAGCCTTCACATGAAGGTACCGTAAAAGCATCCGGCAAAGTGCGCAAAGGCCCCTCCAGGAAACGTTCAAATGCGGGCTCATCACTGTCCGTTCCAGCTGTGAAAGAAGCGCCACTATCCATTTCCAGCCCCAGGGAGGCATTTATGGTAGCTGATAGCGAACCGAAGGAAATTACAGAGCCTCGACTACTTCCAAAGCTCACCATACCGCAACCTTCTCATGAAAAGACTACGGACGAAAAGGGAACCTCCACACAAATCGATGACGAGTCACGCTCGAATGTACACTGCGAACCAGTTTTGACTATTGACAGTGGTACTTTAATAGTCAAGAATCCTTCCAAACTTCAGCCAGGACACTACAAGTTCATTGTTACTGTATCCGTGTCCCTGCggcaaagaaagcagagcGGATGGAATGATTTAGTAATCCAAGGCCTACCTAAGTTGGTAACTGGCGAGTTTGGGtaccttctctttctcatgCCAGAGGAACATGGTCTCGAGTTCCGCACCACGAACTTACAGAGACATAAGGTCGTGGAAAATTGCTTCCTGGGTGAGTTCAGCTATGCGGGTGACCTTGTGATCCCGTTGCGAAGGTGTGACCGGACATTTTACGGAGTTGTCAAGGACTTTACGGTGCACCAGGAGATCAGAGCCGAATATGCAGTGGCCTCTGCCAAAGCTGAGAGTCCGCCAGAATTGCAGGCAACATACCACGCCGTCTGCTCTGTCAGACTGCACAACCGTTGCTTTTGGGCCGAAACATGCTGTCTCATTCTCTCTGTCGACGGGGGTCCAGATAGTGTTTACCGCAGTAACCTTGATGCTCAAGAAAGCGGTCTAAAGATGATCCATATTCCAGCAAGGGAGAACGTCGGTATTGGCTCTGCTTACCTACAGATTATTTGCTCTCCCCGAGATCTTGAACTGTTCTGTGTGAACTGGACAGTTCGgcttccccaacaccaagcAATCAGTTGGCTCCCACGAATTTATCCGGGGTTTACCAGCCCGAGTGACCGTGTTAGACATCACCTCCGACGAACATTCGAAAAAGTGGAGGCTGTATCAGTCTCACGTATTGAGCGTTCTCGTGGCTACGAAATGGAGGAACCGGGAATTGATGGCTCGAAGAAGCCTGCAGACAAAAGTGCCGTTGCTGTTGTCGCGGACCTACCTGATGAGGACAAACAGCCATTGGATGGTTGCACAAGTGAGAGCATTCCAAGATCAGATAACATTATACAGAAGATGAGACTCGTCTTCATATGCGCTCTCTATGTTCTGGGGACCATTTTAGCGTTCTGGCTCAACAATACCATCATTGATGCTGTGGCTTCGCCAACTAAGGCAACACCCACTGTTGCCGATTTGGCTGCGGAAAGCCTTAACATGAGTCAACCGACGACAGTACGTTGGCCAAGCTACATCAGTCAGCCCGATATGTCATGGGAAGGCAATTCTAAAGATGATCCAACGCCAGGAGTCAGTATTTCTGTGGAGGCGAACGAAGAGGTAACAATGGTTGCTGAGACCACGAAAGTGGGCCACGAGTCTACGAGGTCGGCACCAGCTGCACCGCAAAGCCCTGAGTCACTGCAATCTGAACATGAGTTGACTTTTCGGGATAGGATTGATTACTGGCTTGGATGGCGGGGCCCAGTGGAAAGCGAGATCCACGGCGAGACTGTCGCATAA